A stretch of DNA from Candidatus Ancaeobacter aquaticus:
AATTATGTATAGTAGTATATGTATCAAGATATAGGTGTTTTTATTCTTTACAAACATGATATTTATGCGAGAATATATCTAATAATTTGAGTAGGAGGAAATTATGTCCAGGAGAAAATCTTTTTTTGGCTTATTCAACATAATTAGACTTATGTCAAGAAGCACTACTGAGTCCAAAGAGGGGCAATGGTTAAGCATTCCGAAAGTATCGAGCGATAAAGATTCTGAAAAACAGGAAATCGCCCGTAAACAACTAAAAAGAATGATTTTAGACTGATAGCATTTTCGTAAGCTTTTACTTCTCAACCTCTACAACATTTTAAATCAACTATTATTTGTTCTGAAACCCTAAAAGGAGATTCTTATGATACTTGTTACCGGTGCAACTGGTTATATCGGGTCTCATCTCGTTTTATCTTTACGTCAAGACGGTCAGTCAGTTTTGTGTCTTGTGAGAAAAAACACACCACAAGAAAGTATTGATTTTCTCAAATCGCATGGCGCAGAAATAATTCAGGGTGATTTACTCAATCTTGATCCGCTTATTGATCAAGTTCAGGGGAAAGTAAAAAAAGTAGTCCATCTTGTGGGGAGCATTGTGGCATCAAAACAAGAATCTTTTGAAACCGTGCACAAAAAAAAGACGAAGGCACTTATCTCATTATGTCAAAAAATAGGTGCTAAAAAGATAGTGCTTCTTACTGCGGTGGGGGCATCTCCGGATGCTGAAAGCGACTATTTAAAAACTAAATTTATGGCGGAAGAAGAGGTGAGAAACTCTGGTATACCCTATGTTGTTTTACGTGCATCACTTGTTTTTGGTAATGATGGGGGTATGCGAAACAGTAAAATGTTGATAAAACTGTCTCGTCTTGTCCAGCGGACACCTTTTGTTCCTTTTATAGGTACGGGACAGTCGCTTGTGCAGCCAGTATACATAGGTGATTTGATTATCTGTTTAAAAAAGTCAGTACTTGACGATACCGTTAAGGATAAAACATTTGAGATTGCAGGTCCTGAAAAGATGTCCTTTAATCAAATGATTCAAAAAATCGCTGATTATTACGATGTAAGACGCATTATTGTACATATTCCGACTACAATAATGATCCCTATAGCGACTCTGCTTGAAAAAATAATACCAGCACCTGCTGTCAGCTGCGATCAAATCAAACTATTGAAAAAAGATAATGTTTGTGACACAAAACTAATGGAAGAAACATTCCCTGTTAATATGATAAAATTTGAGGATGGATTTAAAATATAGCGTTTAGATTTCAATGAAACAACAAGATGAATGGTGTTTAAATGAGGAAATTTGATTTCAATTTACCCACTAAAATAGTTTTTGGCTCTGGAGAGATTCAACGTATAGGTAAAGAAGCACGTAAGATAGGGAAATTGGCCATGCTTCTTACCGGTCAAAATGCAATGAAAAAGCTTGGTATTACTGATACGGTTATTCAACTCTTAAAGAATGAGGGGGTTCATACCATACTTTTTGATAAAATCGAGCCAAATCCGCGCACAACAATAATAGATGAAGCGGGTTCTATTGCAGGCAAAAATAAATGTGATATGGTGATTGGTTTCGGTGGTGGCAGTGTTATGGATTCGGCAAAAGCGGTAGCGCTTGTTGCTCGATCGGGTAAACCAATATGGCCATATATTTATAATGAGCACGGTGATACCTCTTCGATAGACAGCGAAGTATTGCCGATAATTGAGATTCCTACCGTTGCGGCGACTGGATCAGAGGCGGATTGTGGCGGGGTGTTTACCAATTGGGAGACACACCAAAAGGGAGTATTGTTTAATCCGAAATTATTTCCAGTAGTATCAATTGTTGATCCTGCATTAACGCTGTCGTGTCCTGCGTCTGTTACCGGTGATGGAGGTATCGATATTCTATCTCATGTGCTTGACCCTTATATAACATCGACAAATGTTTGTCCTCTTGCAGACAGAATGTCTGAAAGTATAATGATTACGGTTATAGAGAATCTTGATAAAGCGATAAAGAATGGTGCTGATATCAAAGCCAGAGAAAATCTGTCGTGGGCAAGTACGGTTGCTTTATGCGGTATGCCGTCTGCGGGACGCGGCGGTTCTTTCCCTCTCCACGTTATGGAGCACTCTTTAAGTGGGTATTATGATATTAGTCATGGTAAAGGGCTCGCATGTCTTATGAACGCATGGTTGACATTTTCGTTATCCGGTAGTAAGGAGCGGTTAGCTTCGATTGCTCAAAGGGTATTTTATAAGGATATAAGTCAAGTCACAATTGATGAAGCGGCACAGATTGGGCTGGACGCCCTTATGAACTGGCTTAAGAACATTGGACAGTATGTTAATTTAAGTGAACTGGATATAGATGACACACATTTTGGGCAGATGGCTGATGATGCAATCAAGCTGTATGGCCATGGCAAAGATTATATCGAAAATCAGCCTATGCTCGATCGTGCCGGCATAATCGAAATATATAGAAAGTCACTTAGCTAGGGGTTGAGAATCAATAATATGTCTAATTTGGAGGTTTAGATTTGAGCCGTATACAAGGCGTGACGACGCTGGCTTGCCCTTGGTGGTACGTCAAGAAGGAACAACGAAGTAGACGGCCAAAGATGGGTGTCAAAAATAGTCGTATTATTGATTCTCAACCCCTAAGTATGCAACCCAAGCGTAATATTTTATATCTCACCTTAAATTCCTCTATTGGCGGAACCGAAATAATGATTCTTACGCTATCCAAGAACCTTAATCGTGAGAAATATAATCCTGTTATTTGTTCTCTTGTTGGAGATGGTACTCTAATAAGAGAGGCTAGCAATTGCGGAATCACCGCATATGATTTAAAAATGAGAGGGCCGTTTGATGTTACTATTATTTTCAAACTTCTGCGTCTCATAAATAAAGAACGTATACACATTATGCATACTTACCTTTACCATACTAATATTTTGGGAAGAGTTATGGGGTGGGTTACCCGTGTGCCGGTTATTATATCAACCCAGAGAAGCACTGATCCCTGGCGTAAATGGTATCATAGGGCACTTGATCGAATAACAGCTCGGTTATGTGATGTGATAATTTCTAACTCAATTGCTGGGAAAGAACGTTTAATTAAGAAAGAGAAGATAAAAGAAGATAAAATAATAATTATTAATAATGGCATTGAGAAAGCATTTCCTTGTGATATGCCGATGCTGCACAGATTAAAAGAACAATGTGGAATTCTTGCAGATAGTCCGGTGATTGGCACCGTTTCTAATCTAAAGCCTGCAAAAGGTTTGAGATACCTTTTGCAGGCATTTAAATATATTTCGGAGAAAAACAATAAAGCTAAACTTGTCATTGTCGGTTACGGAGAATTATACAATGAATTAGAACAGTATGCTGAAGATTTAGGGGTATTGCATAATGTCCGGTTTACCGGATTTCAATCAAATGCAATTGACTATATATCTTTTTTTGACGTATTTGTGATCTCTTCTTTATGGGAAGGAACGCCAGTTAGTTTGCTTGAAGCAATGTCTTTAGGTAAACCAGTTGTCGCAACTGATGTGGGTGGAGTGGCTGAGGTTGTTAAAAGCGGGGAAGATGGAGTCCTCGTGAAGCCCCGCAATGCACGACTGCTGGCGGATACGATTATTGAAATTATGAGTAACAAAACAATGAGAAAAGAGTTGGGAGAGAATGCAGCGAGAAAAATTGAGCAAAAATTTAATACTGTAGACATGGTCAAAAATACTGAAGTTTTGTATGAATCTATCATTAATAAAAAGAAAACACAAAAAGTATGAGCACAATTAAGGTCTGCCACATAATTACCCGTTTAATACAAGGGGGCGCGCAAGAGAATACTGTTTCTACGGTTGAGCTTTTACAACAATCAAATGACTTTGAAGTGACCTTGATAACGGGGCCTGCATTAGGCCCTGAAGGAACTATGATTACCTATGCGAAAGAACATATCAAGAACACCATTGTTGTGGATGAACTGAGGCGAAATATCAATCCAATTCTCGATACTATATCTTTTCTTAAACTTGTGATGATACTAAGAAAGGGTAGATATGATATTGTTCATACGCATAGCTCGAAGGCTGGAATTATCGGAAGGATTGCTGCCCGGTGTGCTGGTGTTAAGGTAATAGTGCATACCATTCATGGTCTTCCTTATCATGAATATCAACATGTCGTTATAAATAAGCTGTATGTACTATTGGAGAGATATGTAACACGATTTACCAAAAAAATTATTTCCGTGGCTGATATTATGACTGAAAAGGCAGTGGCGCAGGGAGTGGTCTCAAAAGATAAATGTATTACGATATATAGCGGGATGAATCTCGATAACTTTGTTAAAAATGATGAAATTAAGCATGCAGTGCGCAATCAGCTTGGCATCCCTCAAGATGGAGTTGTTATTCTTAAAGTTGCCCGATTATTCTATTTGAAAGGACACGAATATGTGGTTCGTGCTGCGCGGGAAGTCATGAAAGAAAACCCACACGTCATATTTTTATTTGTTGGAGGGGGGATTTTAAACGAAAAAATGCAAGCGCTCGTGAATCAGTATGGACTTAAAAATAATTTTATTTTTGTAGGACTTGTTAATGCAGATCAAGTTCCTCGCTATATTAATTGTGCAGATATTGTGGTACATGCTTCGTTGAGAGAAGGTTTGCCGCGTATTGTGCCGCAAGCACTGGCATGCAAAAAACCTGTTGTTGCTTTCGATGTTGATGGTACAAAGGAGGTGTTGAAAAATAACAAAAACGGTTTTCTTATACCACCTGAGAATATCACTGCACTCCAAAATGCATTATCGAATCTAGTCACGAATAAAGAATTGAGAGAGCGGATGGGGAAAGAAGGTAGAAATGATATTGATCCCATTTTTAGAAATGAATATATGGTAGAACAAATAGAAAAATTATATTATGCTCTCATAAAATAACATTAAAAATAAGAATGGATGGATGCTATGTGGTATATGCTTTACGGAGGCAGTTGTATAGGAGCTCTAGCCGTATCACTTTTGGTGACACGTTTTGCAATATTTTTATCGCAAAAATATAATATCTATGACACACCCGGAAAGAGAAAGATCCACACGACGATGATGCCGCGTATTGGATGGCTTGGAATTTATGGGGCCATTCTTCTGATCGTAACAATTATCTCATATAGTGTATTTGCTCTAGGGGCGCATCCATTATGCGAGAAATTATGGGGGGGAGAACTGATCTCGTATATCCCAGGTTTTTATAAGAAAGCCCCGCAGTTAATAGGTGTTTTAATTGGAGGAATGGTCATCACCTTAATTGGCATATATGATGATAGATATGGTTCTTCTCCATTAATGAAGCTCTGCGGTCAAATAAGTGCCGCATTAGTCTTAATTGCTTTTGATATTCGGATTACTTTCTTTGTGCATAGTTATTTGTTTAGCGTGTTTATAACCGTAGTGTGGGTTGTGGCATTAATTAATGCTTTTAATCTCTTGGATAATATGGATGGTCTCTCAGGGGGTGTCGCCCTGATTGTTTCTGTTCTTTTTTTCTGTGCGATATCATCACTTGATCAATATTTTGTCAGCATATTGCTGGCAGTTTTTATTGGCGTATTGATAGGTTTCTTATGCTTTAACTTTTATCCCGCAAAGATCTTCATGGGAGATGCCGGGAGCATGTTTATAGGATATTTTATTGCTGCATTAACTATTGTTTCTACTTTCTACTCGAAATCTGCCCCTTCTCATTTTTCTGTTCTGATGCCTCTCTTTATCCTTGCAGTGCCGATATATGATACCGCATCGGTAATTCTTATCAGGATAAAAAACAAAAAACCGATTTATGAAGGTGACACCAATCATTTTTCTCACAGACTTGTTTCTCTGGGGATGTCACACCGCGGGGCAGTGCTCTTTATCTATCTTGTATCGCTGTGTGCGGGTATGCCGGCACTACTCTTGCCGTATATACACGCTTCTGGCGCAATACTCATTTTCGTTCAAGTTGTGGTAGTGCTGCTTCTTATCGCGTTTCTTGAATATTTTGCGAAAAGAAAAAAAGATGAAAAAAAAGAGAATTGAAAAAATAATAGATGTAATTCTCACATCAAATATTGTTCTGCTACTTTTTATTGCTCCGATAAAATTTGGCCTTCCGACTATTTATTCATATAAAGCATTTCTCCCAGAATCTTTTTTTGACTGGTTATATGCCACGTGGCCAAATGAATTGTTTGTTATTCTATGTATTAATTGTGCGGTATTCTTTTTGCTTAAATTGGCTCTTTCAGAAGGAATGGTTTTTAAATACAACATCATTACGAAGCTTCTAGGTGTATTTATATGTATTTGTGCTATCGGTCTTATGTATGCAGTCAATACGCAAATGGCGGTCAAGACCGCTATGAACATTATAGGGGCAGCTTGTTTCTATATTATAGTGAATAATTCTGCTGATAAAAAAAACTTATTCTTAATCGTTTTTTTGTCTGCCGCAATTCTTGTTTCAGTTTATGGTATCTATCAAAGGGTTTTTGGTTTTCAAGAAACGAAAGAGTGGGCAGATTTATATATGAAAAGTCACGCGTCCTTTGAGAGGATACAGGGGAAGCTCTCTAGTGGGCGTGTGTTTTCAACGTTTGTGTATCCTAATGCGTTTGCAGGGTATCTGCTCATGGTAATCCCGGTATCGGTTTTGTTGTTTATTCAAAGATTCAAAAAATCTAGTGAGCGGGAAAATAGTGTTAAGTATGCACTTTTGGTGTCTCTGATATGTGCAGCAGTATGCATTCCTTTTCTTGAAGGTTTTGGAGGAATCTTGAAAATTGCAGGAGTGGAAGTTGCTACTGGTGTGCTTATTCTCATATATCCGATTGTACAATTTGTTAACCTGATCTTGACGCAATCTCAGGGTGGTTATGTTGTTTTTATCTTAGTGATACTCTTTAGCGTGTATCTTTTTAATAAACGTATGTGTTTAAAATTATCCTTGTTAATTTTGAGTGTGCTTGTTTTGTCATGTTTTATCCTGCTAATGGTAAAGAGGGCAGAATTCTTTCAGTATGTCAAAGTTCTTTCTCTGAAAGCACGCATGGAGTATTTATGGAGCACTCTTGTTATGATCATCCATAAGCCGTTCATTGGATACGGACCAGGATCATACGGCAGTGTCTATGCTCAATATAAAATGCTTGCTGCAGAGGAGACACAATTTGCGCACAATAATTATCTTCAAGTATGGGCCGAATCCGGCATTGGAGGATGTATCGTATTTGTGTCGATATGGATCCTAGGGTTGAGAGAAGGGTTAAGACATTTTAAAGAAAATGGACTGGCTTCACATAATGATATAATACGTTTTGGTGCATTTCTCGGATTAACCGGATTTGTTCTTCACAGTTGTATTGATTTCGATTTTTATATACCGGCACTAGCTCTCTCGGCATTTTTTCTTTTGGCAATCCTCACCGATAACATGGCGAGTACCACGGTAAAGAAAATCACTGGGGATAGGATAAAAAAGATACTGATTTCATGTGCAGTTGTGCTATTTATTCTTGGAAATGGATATTGTATTAGATTGATTGTGGCAGATACGTTATTTAATAAGGGATTGGCATGTTACAATAAAAGAGAATATGTTCGCGCCATCGATATTCTTAAAAGTACAAAGAAATGGAACTCGTCGGATGATCTTGCTCAGTATTATGCAGGTATGGCGTGCTTATCATTAGGCAAGCCTGAAGACGCGGTACATTACTTTAATCGCGCAATAGAATTGAATACCTGTTCCTCAAAATATTATTATAAGCGTGCAGAAAGTTATTTTCAAATGGGAAGTTTTAGAGCTAACGTCGAAAAAGATCTAAAAAAAGCGGTAAAATATTATCCTACAAGTATGTTTTATAGAATAGAGCTGGCAAAGTTTTATGAGATTATTGGACAAAAAAAGAAAGCATTGATAGAATATCAGTATATATTAGAATTGAATCCTGAAGATTTACTTCTGCGAAATAAAGCAGATGCTTTAAGGGAAAACCTATAGAAATGTTATCTAACACAAGGAGTGAGCTATGAGAATACTTGTTATTCATGGTCCAAATCTAAATCTTCTCGGCGAAAGAGAACCTGAGATATATGGTTCCTTTTCACTAGATGATATTAATAAAAAGTTAAAAAAGATTGCAAAAGAAAATAAGATCGAAATTACTATTATACAATCAAATCATGAGGGAGACATTGTTGATGTTATCGGAAATGCTCGAGATATAACTGATGCTATAATAATTAATCCTGCAGCATATACTCACACCAGTATTGCTATACGAGATGCAATACTTGCTTCACAAGTGCCGACTCTTGAAGTTCACCTGTCAAATATTTATGCCAGGGAAGATTTTAGAAGTACGTCACTTATTGCGCCAGTTGCTGTTGGGCAGATATCGGGTTTTGGTTCTGAGAGTTACACGCTCGCAATGTACGCAGCCCTCAATTTGAAAGGGAAGCGTCGTGGCAAGAAATAGTGTATTTACTAATCGATGTGTAACTCTACAAAAAAAACTTATTCAGAAGAATATTGACGCCCTTTTTGTTTCTAATTTGAGTAATGTGTTTTATCTAACCGGCTTTCGCGGAACAAACGCATATCTCTTGGTAACAAAAAAATCGATTTTATTTTATACCGATTTTCGCTATAAAGAGGAAGCTGAAGCAGTAGTTAAACATGCAAAAATCGTAATTTACAGCGATTCATTTTTATCTCTTCTTTTTGTTGTCTTTCAGAAAAAAAAGATAGTTAGATGCGGCTTTGAATCATCATCTCTAACCTATGATCAGTTCGTTCGATTCCGTAGAGGGCTAAAAGGGGTAAAACTCGTTCCCCAGGATAGTATTGTTGAAGAACTAAGAATCATAAAAGATGCTCAGGAACTCAAGACTATAAAAAAATGTGCGCGGGTTATTGAAAGGGTTATTCACAATATACGCCCAAAAATACACGAGGGGGTAACTGAGAAAGAAGTCGCGGCCGAGATTGAGTATGTTATGCGCTTATATGGGGCCCAGAAGTCATCGTTTGATCCTATTGTGGCTTTTGGTGCTTCGACGTCGTGTCCACATGCACAGATAACTAATCGTGCATTGAAAAAAGGTGACGCAATAATGATTGATGCTGGATGTATTATTGACGGTTACAGTTCTGACTTGACAAGGACATTTTTCTTCAATAATATAAACGCTCGACTTAAAAAGATATATCACGTAGTGTATGAAGCACAGAAAAAAGCACTTGATGCAATACGTATCGGTGTGAAAGCTTCTTATATCGATCGCATTGCCCGAGAATACATTACGAAAAGCGGTTATGGTCCGTATTTTGGACATGCGCTAGGTCACGGTGTTGGTATTAATGTTCATGAGTTGCCACGCATATCTTCTGCGAGTGATGTGTTATTGGAAACAGGCATGGTATGTACTATTGAGCCGGGAATATATGTGCCACGGGTAGGGGGCGTAAGAATTGAGGATATGGTTTGTGTTACTGAATCTGGGTGTGAGCTTATAACTGGTCTATCAAAAAACCTAGATGATTGCATGCTGTAAAATATTGAATAAACGGAGGAACACATGGATTTGAAAGAGATAAAGAAAATTATTGAGATAATGAAAGAAAATGAAATTACCGAGTTTGAACTCGAAAAAGATGGGTTAAGAATTGTTCTTAAAAAGGGAACAAAAAATGGTTTTAAAGAGATTCCCGTTGAATATATTGCTCCTTCACAAAGCATGCAAACGACACCACAGGTTGCCAGTCAAGAGCCGGAAGAACCAAAAGGAAACTATGATTATATAAAGTCTCCTATGGTAGGAACTTTTTACTGCGCACCATCACCTGATTCTTCACCGTTTATTGCAAATGGACAATCAGTAAATTCTGATGATGTTGTTTGTATTGTTGAAGCAATGAAGGTGATGAATGAAATTAAAGCGGATGTAAAAGGGAAGATAGTAGAGATCTTGGTTGAAAACAGCGAACCTGTAGAGTTTGGTCAGCCATTATTTAAAGTCGAAAAAGTTAAGTAAAAACGGTTAATTCAATCTGAAACGGTGACGTCAATAAGGATATATAGTTTATGTTTGAAAAAGTATTAATAGCAAATAGAGGTGAAATCGCATTAAGAATAATTAGGGCGTGTAAGGAGCTTGGGATTAGTACTGTCGCAGTTTATTCTGAAGTAGACAGTGATTCTCTCCATGTTAAATATGCCGATGATGCAATATGTATCGGTCCTGCACCTGCTGCCGAAAGTTATCTTAACATTCCGCGTATTATTAGCGCGGCAGAAATTGCTGATGTTGAAGCAATTCACCCTGGATATGGTTTTCTCGCGGAAAATGCGCACTTTGCCGAAATATGTGAGAGCTGTAATATTAAATTTATTGGGCCACATCCTGATAGTATGCGGATGATGGGCGATAAAAATACTGCTCGAAAAGTTGCAAAAAAATGTGGTGTTCCGGTTGTTCCGGGTAGTGATGGCTTAGTTGAGGATAGAGAAAAAGCTCTGCAGGTAGCAAAAAAAATTGGATATCCGGTAATTATTAAGGCTACTGCGGGTGGTGGCGGCAAGGGAATGCGTGTTGCGCACAATGATATCAGTCTTGCTAATGCGTTTTTTACAGCACAAACCGAGGCTGAAGCGGCATTTGGTAACTCGGGTGTATATATTGAGAAATTTATCGAAAAACCACGCCATATAGAATTTCAAATCCTCGCAGATTCAAAAGGCAATATTGTACATCTTGGAGAGCGTGATTGCACTATTCAAAGAAGGCACCAAAAGTTGATCGAAGAATCACCGTCACCAGTTTTGAGTTCAAAATTACGGTCAAAAATGGGTAAAATGGCAATAAAAATGGCGGAGAATGCTAACTATGTAAGTGCGGGGACTATTGAATTTCTTCTCGATAAAAACGATAATTTTTATTTTATAGAAATGAATACCCGTATACAAGTTGAGCATCCGGTCACAGAGATGGTTACGGGTATCGATCTTATTGTTGAGCAGATACGGATCAGTGCTGGAGAAAAACTTGGTTTTGAGCAAAAAGATGTTACTTTTACCGGGACAGCCATTGAATGCAGGATAAATGCAGAAGACCCTGATAATAATTTTAGGGCTTCTCCCGGGACAATTACTCAATTGATATTACCTGGCGGGCCGGGGATTCGTGTTGACACTCATGCGTACGGAGGGTATAAAATTTCGCAGTATTACGATTCAATGGTTGCGAAGCTCATCGCATATGGTAAAACGAGGGACGAAACAATAAAGAGGATGCATCGTGCACTCGAAGAATTTCATGTAGAAGGCATAAAAACAACAATACCGTTTTTGCGGTTTGTTCATTCCGACAGTAATTTTCAAAAAGGAAAATATGCGACAGACTATGTAGATGATATTTTAAGTAATAAAGAATAATTACATAACCAGGGGTTGAGAAATAATGGAGGGGATATGAAGATATTTACAGGATTTATTCGGTTTGTATATTCAATTGTGTTTACGATAATGATACTTGCGAGTAGTTTTATATTAACTTCGGTATCATTTAACCTTCCCATTGACAGGGATCTGGTACTAACAAAGATGAGCATAATATCTGACAGCATGGAGGGGCGTCTCTGGTGCGGTGTTGCGGGCGTACTTGTTGTTATTTTGGTATTATTGTATCTACTGGTAAAAGCTCGTGAATCTCATCAAGAAGCTGCAATTGCATTTGATAATCCTAACGGTGAGGTAAGCATATCCTTGGGCGCAATTGAGAACTTTGTTATGCGTGTTGGAAAAGAATTCTCCGAGATCAAGACATTGCATCCAAAAATAATTGCCCGCAAAGACGGCGTGGATATAGCCTTAAAAGTTGATTTGTGGTCAGGCATGAATTTGCCGCGCGTGACAGAAACTGTGCAGAGCGTTGTTAAATCACAAATTCAGAATATTTTGGGAATAGAAAATGTTCATTCTGTAGAAGTAATGGTTTCAAAGATTGTTTCGCGTGAAAATGAAGGAAAGAAAATATCTGCAAGTGACAGTTACAAAAACGAGGATTTACAAAAAAGCGTAAGCGAAGAAAATTAAACAACATTATTATAAGCAAGAGGAGGCAGTAATGAAGCTTGGTGTATTAACAGGGGGCGGTGATTGCCCTGGATTAAATGCAGTGATTTCTGGCGTAGTGCGAAGAGCACTATTTCATAATATAGAGGTTGTTGGTGTTATGAGAGGATGGAGAGGGATGATTGATTGTGACACAGTAAAACTAACGCGAAATTCTGTGTCGGGAATTCTTCATCGTGGAGGCACTATTCTTCATACTTCACGCACAAATCCATGCAAAAATGATGATGACATGAAAAAAGTCATGGAAAATTTCACAAAGATGGGTCTTGATGCGTTAATCGCAATTGGCGGAGATGATACACTGACCGTTGCATCAAAAATGTATGATGCAGGACTCAAAACTGTTGGTGTGCCGAAAACTATCGATAATGATTTGTCAGGCACGGATTGTACGTTTGGTTTTGATACAGCTATTAATATTGCTATGGAAGCTGTTGATAGATTACATACAACTGCTGAATCGCATAACAGAGTTATGGTTGTTGAGCTTATGGGAAGAAGCGCAGGATGGATTGCCCTTGAAGCGGGATTAGCTGGAGGCGCTGATGTTATCCTTATTCCTGAAGTTAAGGTAAGTATGGACGAAATTTGTTCAATCATCAAAAAACGTCATAACAGTGGCAGAAGCTTTAGTATAGTTGCTGTTGCAGAAGGTTTTTTGCTTGAAGGAGTTGAAGTGACACAAGATGAAGGACTTGATGCGTTTGGACATGCAAAACTTGGTGGTATAGGTAATTATTTAGGTGCAGAAATTGAGAAAAATACCGGGTACGAGACAAGAGTGACTGTATTAGGTCATACTCAACGTGGTGGTACTCCAACAGCATTTGACCGAGTCCTCGGGCTACGTTTTGGGGTAAATGCCGTTGATCTTGTTGTAAAAGGGGATTTCGGTAAAATGGTGAGTAAACGTGGTAATGATATTGTTTCTGTACCAATCAAAGAAGCTGTCAGTAAATTGCGCACTGTTCCGCCAGAATTATATAAGTTAGCGCAGGGTTTTTTCGGATAATATTTTTATGAAAGAAATAATTGAACAGGAACTTAAGTGTAGTATTGACCTTAAAAAAGTGGTTTGCGAGACTTCTATACCGGTTATTGAAAAAATAACCGGTATCTTTTGCGATACGCTTTCAAAAGGCAACAAAATACTTATCTGTGGTAATGGTGGTAGTGCGGCAGATGCACAGCATATGGCAGCTGAGTTTGTCGGACGGTATAAAAAAGAGAGAAAAGCCTTGCCGGCGATATCTCTATCGACCGACACATCAATCATTACCTGCATAGGTAACGATTATTCTTTCGACACAATATTCTCTCGTCAAGTTGAAGCGCTTGCGGTAAAAGATGATCTCGTATTAGGTATATCAACGAGCGGAAACTCTGAAAATGTGATTCAAGCATTGAATGCCGCCCATAGCATTGGGGCTCGTACGGTTGTGTTTACCGGAGGTGACGGCGGAAGAATAAAAGATATTGCCCAGTGTTCATTTATTGTCCCTTCC
This window harbors:
- a CDS encoding NAD-dependent epimerase/dehydratase family protein, producing MILVTGATGYIGSHLVLSLRQDGQSVLCLVRKNTPQESIDFLKSHGAEIIQGDLLNLDPLIDQVQGKVKKVVHLVGSIVASKQESFETVHKKKTKALISLCQKIGAKKIVLLTAVGASPDAESDYLKTKFMAEEEVRNSGIPYVVLRASLVFGNDGGMRNSKMLIKLSRLVQRTPFVPFIGTGQSLVQPVYIGDLIICLKKSVLDDTVKDKTFEIAGPEKMSFNQMIQKIADYYDVRRIIVHIPTTIMIPIATLLEKIIPAPAVSCDQIKLLKKDNVCDTKLMEETFPVNMIKFEDGFKI
- a CDS encoding iron-containing alcohol dehydrogenase, with translation MRKFDFNLPTKIVFGSGEIQRIGKEARKIGKLAMLLTGQNAMKKLGITDTVIQLLKNEGVHTILFDKIEPNPRTTIIDEAGSIAGKNKCDMVIGFGGGSVMDSAKAVALVARSGKPIWPYIYNEHGDTSSIDSEVLPIIEIPTVAATGSEADCGGVFTNWETHQKGVLFNPKLFPVVSIVDPALTLSCPASVTGDGGIDILSHVLDPYITSTNVCPLADRMSESIMITVIENLDKAIKNGADIKARENLSWASTVALCGMPSAGRGGSFPLHVMEHSLSGYYDISHGKGLACLMNAWLTFSLSGSKERLASIAQRVFYKDISQVTIDEAAQIGLDALMNWLKNIGQYVNLSELDIDDTHFGQMADDAIKLYGHGKDYIENQPMLDRAGIIEIYRKSLS
- a CDS encoding glycosyltransferase, translated to MQPKRNILYLTLNSSIGGTEIMILTLSKNLNREKYNPVICSLVGDGTLIREASNCGITAYDLKMRGPFDVTIIFKLLRLINKERIHIMHTYLYHTNILGRVMGWVTRVPVIISTQRSTDPWRKWYHRALDRITARLCDVIISNSIAGKERLIKKEKIKEDKIIIINNGIEKAFPCDMPMLHRLKEQCGILADSPVIGTVSNLKPAKGLRYLLQAFKYISEKNNKAKLVIVGYGELYNELEQYAEDLGVLHNVRFTGFQSNAIDYISFFDVFVISSLWEGTPVSLLEAMSLGKPVVATDVGGVAEVVKSGEDGVLVKPRNARLLADTIIEIMSNKTMRKELGENAARKIEQKFNTVDMVKNTEVLYESIINKKKTQKV
- a CDS encoding glycosyltransferase family 4 protein; translated protein: MSTIKVCHIITRLIQGGAQENTVSTVELLQQSNDFEVTLITGPALGPEGTMITYAKEHIKNTIVVDELRRNINPILDTISFLKLVMILRKGRYDIVHTHSSKAGIIGRIAARCAGVKVIVHTIHGLPYHEYQHVVINKLYVLLERYVTRFTKKIISVADIMTEKAVAQGVVSKDKCITIYSGMNLDNFVKNDEIKHAVRNQLGIPQDGVVILKVARLFYLKGHEYVVRAAREVMKENPHVIFLFVGGGILNEKMQALVNQYGLKNNFIFVGLVNADQVPRYINCADIVVHASLREGLPRIVPQALACKKPVVAFDVDGTKEVLKNNKNGFLIPPENITALQNALSNLVTNKELRERMGKEGRNDIDPIFRNEYMVEQIEKLYYALIK
- a CDS encoding MraY family glycosyltransferase, yielding MWYMLYGGSCIGALAVSLLVTRFAIFLSQKYNIYDTPGKRKIHTTMMPRIGWLGIYGAILLIVTIISYSVFALGAHPLCEKLWGGELISYIPGFYKKAPQLIGVLIGGMVITLIGIYDDRYGSSPLMKLCGQISAALVLIAFDIRITFFVHSYLFSVFITVVWVVALINAFNLLDNMDGLSGGVALIVSVLFFCAISSLDQYFVSILLAVFIGVLIGFLCFNFYPAKIFMGDAGSMFIGYFIAALTIVSTFYSKSAPSHFSVLMPLFILAVPIYDTASVILIRIKNKKPIYEGDTNHFSHRLVSLGMSHRGAVLFIYLVSLCAGMPALLLPYIHASGAILIFVQVVVVLLLIAFLEYFAKRKKDEKKEN